The Undibacterium cyanobacteriorum genomic sequence GCTAAGGATGGGGCTTGGTTAGAACTGGGCTAGGCATAATAGAACTTGGTCTGATAACAGTCGTTCGGGCACGGTCTGTGAAGCGGTATTTTTGTCGGTTTCGTGGCAGTCCATACTTACCAACATAACCAAATGCATAAGGTGCCAAGCGGAACTCGATGCATTTGAAGAAAATTGTCTTTTTGAGCATCTCGCGTTAAACTTTATTTTTGCAAATCAAATAAGAATTCGGCTTACATGAAGTCATTTTAATCACTGATTGCGTTCGGCGTTTTCGCGATGATCGCCCACACCCCAATTTCCGCGAGAGGCGTCGCCGATGATGCGAAGATCATCGGTCTCACTGTTCCCGAGGCAATGCGTTTGCTTTCCCTCAATACTGAGAAATACCATGTGATCGACGAGCCTTCGGCGGTACCGCGGGGCATCGCTGGGCGGACTACGAACGGCAACGAGGTCATGCTCATCATACGGCGGGGTCAGTTACCACTCACGTTCAAGGGTGGCGACAAGCTTAAACTTTATAAGGACATTCAAGTAATTGGGCTAAAGCGAACCTCAGGTACAACTAGCAAATGTTATTGAGAAATGTTGTGGCTATCTGACTGCAATTCCGAACAATCCAGCGGGCGCCTTGCGGCCCCGCAAATCTGAAAAATTATAAAGCTATGGCAAAGTTTGAAGTCCGCGAAGTATTCCGCCTGCCCCAGCGTGGCGAACTCGTGATCGCCGGAAAGATTACAGAGGGTACCGTGCAAGTAGGGATGTCGGCCTATGTCTGGCTTGATGGTGGCTTGTACTGGGATCTGCCGGTACGATCCATTGAATTTCTTGATCGTGTTTCGGTCGGCGAGTCCCTAATTTCACTGGTTTGCAGGGAAAACACCGAATACGATGCTGAACTCTGCTCGGAGCTTTGCCCGATAGGTTCCATCATTGACGTAACGGATGCTTCGAGTGCTGTTTGAACGCCCTAACCTCGGCGTCCGCTGAGCTTTCGACTTGGGCTTGGCATGATCAGTCAACTGATGTAGCTTTCTGCTTGGCGAAAGACGTATTCACAGTAACAAATAAAATATGCCATCATTTGATATAGAAAATATTAAAATCGAAGATAGTTGGAGTAGTAAAGAGATAGCCTTTGAAGACTCAGAACTGATCGCTTTTTTTCGTAAGAATCTCGGCGTTGCAGACATTGCTGGTCATCCAGCCCTTCAATACTTAGCTTATTTGACCATCAGCTATGTTCCATTTGATCCTCAAGGATTCCCATCCAAGGAAGATTACAAATTAATTAGTGACTTCGAAGAAATAGATGTCCCTAACATTGAAACGGGTTCAAATTCTATTCATGTTGCAAGCGTATTAAAAAACGGAATAAAAGATTTGCTCTTTTATGTCACTGACCCAGACGCTTTCATTCAGGTTGTAAATAGAAACAACTCACGAATACAAAGTTTTGACTTAGGATTAGAAATGGTGTCTGATCCAAATTGGGAGATATATGCTGATTTGCCGTAAAGCTCTCACAAGAACCGTATTCGCAAGCCATGAATGGCTTGTTGGGACGCCAGCACATTGCGTCAATGCGCTCTACGTTACAAATTAAGATGATCTTCGTACTAGCAGAGGACAACGTACTCCATGTGCTCGACTCTGAATCAGAGTCGCAAGGCGCATTTGAGGGAGTAGACGTTGAAGAAGGTATCTTTAAATTTTTTGATGAGACAGGGGCTCCACTAAAGGGCGAATTTGTGAAGCCAAACACAAGGCGACAAATTTTCGGTGTGTTGACTAGGGTAGCCTCTGGTAATTATCGACTGGTTGCGGCGGAGTCAGACACCCTTCCCTGCTTATCCAACGTATTGGAATCCATACCTGCGGTTGGGAAAAATTCGCACTTCTCAAGCATAGAAGAAATACGGATGTTTCTCACTTCTCGTTCGAAAGGGCCGCGCTCAAACTAGCCCCTCCGATAAGGTAAAACGTGCGGATACACGAGCGCAAGTTTGACCAACACATTTCTAAATGAAAAGGATTTTTAAACTCGGCATCGAGATTAGCGCTGGTCATCTACCAAGCACCAAAAAGTTCGAGCATTTGTAGCGGTGAGTTAAAGCGCGCAATTAACAGCCTTCGCACCTAAAAGCTCCGTCAGTAACTGCGGCGCTATCCCAATCAAATAACCCCGACGACCACCATTCAAATAAATCTTGTCGAGTTCGAGTACGCTCTGTTCCACATACACCGGCATCGCTTTCTTCGTGCCAAATGGTGAGGTGCCACCGATCATATAACCCGAATGTCGCTGCGCCACTTCGGGCTTACACGGCTCCACTGACTTACAACCAATCTGCCGCGCCAAGTTCTTGGTCGACACTGTCTTATCACCATGCATCAAGACCACCAAAGGCTTGGCGTGCTCATCTTGCATGATCAAGGTTTTCACCACCACATGCTCTTCCACTCCCAACTCACGCGAAGACACTGCCGTACCACCGTGTTCTTCGTAGGCATAAGGATGTTCAGTAAAAACCGCGCCCTTCTTGCGCAATAACTGTGTTGCGGGCGTTTCTGATACGTGCTCTTTTTTGGCCAATTGAAAATTCCTAATCGTTTTTTCTTGTTTGAATTTGTGCTTCAGGGGCGCTCTTCCGTCGAGGGTCCCATTATAAACAAAGCCGCTTGTCGCTAACCAATCTTCGCTCGTAGTGACTCAATCAAGCTCGTCAGTTTCCTCGCTGGCAGCGCTCAAGCCATTTACTAAAAAACCACAAACCGATTGACATCTGATTGCATAAAAAATAAATTAATTAAAAATCATTTTTTATTTATAACATTTAAATATTTTATGAGTGACGCCAGATCCCCTCTTTTTCGCACCGAAGTAACGCAAGCACTAAGTCAACAAAGCCTAGGCAGCATACGTCTTGCGCAGCCAATCTCAAGCTGGCTCATCGCCCTTGTCGCGGCAATTATCGCAACCATACTGATTTTGTTTATTTGGCTTGCGAGTTTTGACCGTAAAGCGCGTGTCACTGGCGTCATTGTTCCCAGCACGGGCAGTGTCAGTCTCAGCTCAAATACACCGGGCATATTGAGCCAACTCTTGATAAAAGAAGGAGATACTGTCAAGGCGGGACAAGCACTCTTTGAAATATCAAACGAACGCCAAAACAAGCAAGGTGAAATTTCGGATCTGATCAAGCAGCAACTGTCCCTCCGCCGTCAAACACTCGATTCCGAATTGCGCTTAAGCAGTCATCAGGCACAGGAAAAAACAGAAGCATTCGCGCTACGGCTGAAAAACAATACTCAAGAGGGATTGCAACTCGACCAAGAAATTGACCTCATGGAGCGACGTCAACGGCTGGCCCAAGATAACCTCCATCGATTTCAGTCTCTCCAAAGCAATGGCTACGTATCAGCCGCACAGGTTCAACAAAAGCATGAGGAAATCATCGAGATAAGTTCTCGTCTGAGCGCTCTCAAACGCAATCAACTTCAAATCAATTCTAATCGATTAGCAATTGAAGCTGACTTGAAAAACATTAAGATCAACCTTGCATCGGAACAATCGCAACTTCATCGCGCAATTGCTATGCTCGATCAAGAAACGGTTGAAAATGATAGTCGTAAAAATACGATTATCAAAGCCCAGCAAGATGGGACAGTCACCATCATCACGGGACAATTGGGGCAACAAGTCGTGCCAGGGCAAACCATAGCGACTTTGATCCCATCGACTACAGCTACTGACAAGACGAATCCGTCGACTCCCAGTGCAATGGAAGTTCAACTCTTTGCACCAAGTCGCACCTCTGGTTTCGTATCAGTGGGACAGGAAGTTTTGATCCGCTACACCGCATTCCCTTACCAAAAATTTGGGCTACAAAAAGGCGTCATTGAATCGATCAGTACCACACCGATCGCGCCCACCGAACTCCCCTCACATCTCGCGTCGACAATACTGAGTAATGCACAGCAAAGTATTTCAGGATTCAACAGTAGTGAAGCACTTTATCGCATCAAAGTAAAACTAGAAAAACAGACGATCGAAACCTACGGAAAAGTCCACCCACTCAAATCGGGAATGACACTCGAGGCTGATATCGTTCAAGACAATCGAAAAATTTGGGAATGGCTCGCGGAACCAATTTTGGCAGTCGCAAAGAGATGAAATTCGATTTATCGGGCAGAGAAAATGCAGAAAATCGTTTTTCTCTGTTCGAAAGAAAAGCGTGACGGATCTAGCCATTTTTCACGCTCGCTACAAACTGCATCGACATAGGGTCGACGTAGTACTTTAACTTTGTATAGGAGTAGAGAAATGCGAATTATTTCGAATGATGAGATCAAGTCAATTTCTGGCGGTGCGATTTTTAATCCTAACGGCCGACCAACAAAAATAGTTGCTGTTCAAGTTCCTGTTTATGACGCACTAGGGAACGTTGCGTATTCAAACGTTGAGTACGTTGAAGTGTTCGATGTTGAGGCTGAAGCAGCCCGAGAACAAGCAGCAGCAGTTGCAAAATTAACGCTGATTTACATGGAAGAATTGCGAAAGCTACTACCAAACTGTGAGAACACCGTCAACACAGTCGGAGATTCTCAGACTAAGAGCGCTACAGGCACTGCGAGCGGAACTCCAAGCGTCAGCGGGACGGGTAGTGTGACATCACAGCTGCCAGCAACAGGTACAAGATGTCCCCCAACACATTAACTAGGGGATAAATCTAAAGTAGGCTTGTGGACCAGCCTTGTGGATAAAACCATATTGAACGGTGAGATTAATGATGCAATTTATTTACCTAGCCATGACTGTGATGTTCTCCCTATCAGAGCAAACATTTCCTCTGCCAAGCGACGTTCGTAAGTCAGCTGGATTTTCATTAAACTCACCACTCATCCATCACATGCGAGGTGAACATTCGAAAGTATCGATCTACGGATACATTAACGCCTCCACTGCCAAAGAGCTCGAAAGAATCATTGGATCAGATCCCAGAGTAAATGAAATACTTATTGATACACCTGGCGGCGAAATTGCGAGTTCAATAAAGATTGCAAACCTCCTAAAGAAACATAATTTGACGCTCACAGTGGATGGCAGATGTTTATCCTCGTGTGCAAACTTTCTGTTTATGGCTGCACCGAAAAAACGAGTACTTAAGAACTCCTTAATTGGAATTCATGAATTTTCTTTCCCGCTAGAGACAGGTCGAGGCACAAGATGGGTGACAGGTAACGAAGCACAAAAAGAACTAGGAAGTGTTTCAAACCAAGGCTCTCTCTCAGAAAACAACGCTCTTAGAAAAACTATCGAACAGTTCTACGTCGAAAACAATGTCAATCAGTCCCTTTTTCGCGCCTTCAACACCTATATATCGAACAGAAAAAAATCTTTCTTGAACGAGGATATCAAGTCTGAGAATTCCACAAAAACTTGTCCATCTTTTGATTTTTGGATTCTGCACAAAAAACAACTTGAGGAAATTGGAGCTACTGGAATTGAAGAGTTCTGGTATCCCAAAAACTCAGACGAAATGAAATTAGCCGCGATTGACAATGGTTTCAAAAATTCAGATTCCCTATATATTGGCAACGCTAGCGGCCTCAGCAAAGTCTGTACCTCAGACGAGCGCACTCCTTTGAGGCGACTTCGAGATTTCATCCTCGGAGGGAGCCGATGATTTATCCTTCTCAACATCGATCCCAATGAAAACCATCCTTCAAACAGAATCCAGCGAATGCGGTTTAGCCTGTCTTGCCATGATTGCCAGCTACTTCGGTTACCGCGCTGATCTAAGCGATCTACGGCGCAAGTTTTCGATCAGTTTAAAGGGCGCCACTCTCGCACAGTTAATGCGACACGCATCCACAATTGAACTCTCGTCGCGACCACTGCGTTTGGACCTCGATGAAATTGATCAATTAAAATTGCCAAGCATTTTGCATTGGAATTTAAACCATTTTGTAGTTTTGAAGAAGGTAAAACGAAACTGGCGTAACGAGCCCATTCTTGTGATCCTTGATCCCGCAGTTGGCGAAAGACAAGTCACTCTGCTTGAGGCCTCCAAGCACTTCACGGGAGTCGCTTTAGAACTCACACCGACTGCAAAATTCGAAACAAAAGACGAACGTAAAAAAATTGCGATTCGCGACCTCACGGGAAGAGTCATTGGCTTGCGTCGAGCCATGGTACAGGTAATCGTTCTCGCGCTCGCTCTAGAGATTTTCGCTATTACTTCGCCGCTATTCAATCAGTTCGTGATTGATGAAGTAATCGTCAGCGGCGATCGTGATTTGCTTATCATCTTGGTGTTTGGATTCGCAATTTTAATGATTACTCAAACCGCAATAGGATTGGCACGTTCTTGGTTCTTAATGCGTTGGAGTATGGATATCGGCTTTCAATGGAGCGGTCGACTCTTTGCGCACCTCATTCGACTCCCCACTTCATATTTTGAGAAAAGGCACCTCGGAGATATCGTTTCGCGCTTCGGTAGTATTGGCGCCATTCAATCAACACTTACTAGTCTATTCGTCGAAAGCCTGCTCGACGGGCTCATGGCAATTCTTGCGCTCGCAATGATGTTCTTGTACAGCCCAAAGCTGAGTGTCTTAGTTCTCGTTGGGGTTGCGCTGTACGCAGGCTTACGTTGGGCGTTTTACCAACCATTTCGCGAGGCATCACAAGAACGTTTGGTCCTCGCAGCAAAGTCAAGCAGCCACTTCATGGAGTCTCTGCGCGCTATTACACCTCTGAAACTGTATGGTCGCGAGGAAGAACGCCGTGCTCGGTGGCAGAACATGCAAATGGACGTACAAAACCGCGACATCAAGACCCAGAAAATGTCGATCATGTTCAAGGTCAGTAACACTGCGATCTTTGGTGCACAAGGACTTGCTATGTTCTATATCGGCGCACTGCTGGTTATGCAAAATCAGATGACTGTCGGCATGCTGATGGCTTTTTCGAGTTACGCGGGAACCTTCTCTGGCCGTATCTTTAGCCTGATCGATCTTTTCGTGAGCGTGAAAATGCTCAGCCTTCACAGTGAGCGCTTGGCCGACATCGTTTGCGAGGAAATCGAAACTGACCCGACCATCGAAACTGATCTGACACGCCTGCAAAGTTCAATCACTCTCAAAGGCATCAAGTTTCGATATGCCGAAGGTGAACCGTGGGTGCTCAATGGTATCGATCTTCATATCCCGGCCGGCCAGAGTCTCGCTTTAGTGGGGCCATCAGGATGCGGTAAAACGACTCTGTGCAAAATCATTCTAGGTCTTCTCAAACCAACGGAAGGAGAAGTGCAAATCGATTCGATTCCGATCAAACAAATTGGACTGAACGCCTATCGTTCTCTAGTGGGCACCGTGATGCAAGACGATTCCTTACTTGCCGGCTCGATTCTCGACAATATCAGTTTTTTCGACGCCAATACCTCACAAGATTTAGCCGAACAATGCGCGAAGCTGGCCGCGATTCATGACGAAATTTGTGCGATGCCAATGGGATACCAAACGCTCGTCGGTGACATGGGCAGTAGCCTCTCTGGTGGCCAAAAACAGAGGGTTTTGCTTGCTCGAGCGCTCTACAAACAACCAAAAATTTTGGCACTAGACGAAGCAACGAGCCATCTCGATATCGCTAACGAACGCAGAGTGAACGAGGCATTAAGTTCATTGCAAATCACTCGCATCATGGTAGCACATAGGCCGGAAACGATAGAGGCAGCCGAGCGGGTCGTAAAAATAGAAAATGGAAAAACAACCGAAATTTCATCGCACAATGATGAGGTCAAAGAAGAACTCGTAGCCTGATGCAACAATCAATTCCGTTTCGAAAGGTCGGAAAAATAGAAATATAGAAAATTACGGTCTGTCTCGTTGAACAAAGATTTAAGTTTCACAAACTCAAATCAATAAAAGACATTGAACAATTTCACGTGGATGGGCTCGGAGCCCATCCACGGAAACGGCGCCCACAGATCTAGCCATCTGCAGCGCTGGCAGCACCCCATATCGGTATAGGATCGATATGGATTACTTAACCATGTATAGGAGTAACATAAAATGCGTATTATTTCAAATGAAGAGTTGTTGTTGATTTCTGGAGGTGATGGCGAAGAATTCGATGAATTCGATGAATTCGGGAGTGATGTTGAAGACTCTTACTATGGTTGGTTTGACAGCCCCGATGGAAGCAAACGAAAAAAAATTCCAAGAGGTGGCGGCTCCCCACAGAAAGGTGGTGACGCCAGTAACCCAATCCTCGATAAAATAAAAGAGGAAGCGGCAGATCGGCTCAGTGAATTAATCGTTGACAAGGGCAGCGAATGGCTCGGAAAAGGCCTTGAAGCTCTAGCGGACTTCGGTAAAGAGATGCTAGACATAGCATCAAAACAACCGCCTGTAAATCCAGGTCAACGTTCCGGTCGAGAATAAGCGGCAAGCACGAAAATTCACAATTAGCATGAGCCACGAAAGAGATCGTTGGCTCATGCCACATTAACGCACCAATTAAACTTTTCTCGGATTGGCATGCCAAACACAAAAATCACCTTGAATACTGCTATGCTTCACAAAAACACATTCATTGCATCTTCTTGTGTTTTTCTATTTATAACGTGCTTGTTCCTCACTCGAATAGGGATACAAGCACTCACATCCGTGCATTTAACGACATCCCCTGAAATTCTTGAATACCGATTGTCTCCAAAAAATGAATTTTGGGCGATTTATTATCCTATTATTTGTGCCCCATTCGTTGAGTCAATCATCTTAGCTTCTGTAATTCTCAAATTAATTAGGTTCACTTCTCAAACTACATTAGTGGTGCTAGTTTCTGCTGGCCTAATGGCTGCACTTCACACTGTAAATAGTCAAAACTACGCGATAAAGGTACTACCTGATTTTCTAGTTTATGCGTACGTTTTCACTTTTAGTATTCGCTTCACATCTATGGTCAGCGCTTTATGTAGAATCATTCTCCCGCACGCTTTAAACAATTTTTTTGCAATTTTTGTTTTATATTCTCTCGCTTGAGACACTGTATGCAGCGCGGAATTGCTGTTTCGGGCTGCACGAGCTGTAGCCTCATTTATTCACGTAAAGGACAGTAAAATTAGTATCTTCAGTTTGAAAGCTAAATCTAGCGTCACCGAAATGTCTCTAAAATAAGCAACAACTACCCCTGGCTTTTTATGCGAATGAATCACCCCCTAGGATGATGCAAAGCATGCAGCTGCTTCAACCTCTCTCTCGCCACATGCGTATAAATCTGCGTGGTGGAAATATCCGCGTGGCCTAATAATAGCTGAACCACGCGCAAGTCTGCACCGTGGTTGAGTAAGTGCGTGGCGAAGGCGTGGCGCAAGGTATGTGGTGATAGCGGTGCGGTGATGCCGGCTTGTTGGGCGCATTTTTTGATGACGACCCAGAACATTTGCCGCGTCATGGCGCCGCCTCTGGCGGTGACGAATAAAGCGTCGTCGATTTGGCCGTTGAGGATGGCTGGGCGGCCTTCGGCGAGATAGCGTTGCAACCAGAGTCGGGCGACTTCGCCGAACGGTACTAGGCGCGTTTTGCTGCCCTTGCCTGTCACGCGCAAGACGCCATCATTCAAACTCACTTCAAATGATTTAAGCGACACCAGTTCGCTGACGCGCAAGCCGCAAGCGTATAAAAGTTCAAGCATGGTGCGATCCCGCAAACCCAGAGGCGTGTTGTCATCGGGCGCTTGTAGCAAGGCTTCGACTTGTTTCTCGCTGAGGGTTTTCGGTAAGCGCGAAGGCTGCTTGGCCGAGCGTAGTTTGGTGCACGGATTGACGCTGATACGATTTTGCCGAAACGCTTGTTGGTAATAGCGCTTCAGCACTGTCATGCGGCGGTTCGCCGAGGTGGCTTTGGAAACGCTATGCTTTGCCGCCACATAAGAAAAAATATCGGCCTCGTTCACTTGCAATAAATCTTTGCCGCCATGTTGTTGCAACCATTCTGCGAATAAGCGTAAGTCGCGTCGGTAGGCTTCGAGGGAATTTTTGGCGAGCCCGTCTTCTAACCACAGATTGTCACAGAACTCGTCGATTTGTCCGTGCACATGAGCAGGCAATTCAATCGGTGCTGTTGTGGGTGGTCGACCACGCCGCTTGATGGGCGCGTTTGACGCCTCCGCAGCGACGCTAGTGGCGTTGGTTTTTTTTGCCGCGGAGAGTTTTGCTTTGGGTGGGGCTTTGCTGACCATGATCGAATCGACTTCTACCACAGACTTTCTTGGCGTATGGCGTCACTCTCGCCTAGATACCCTGCCACACCTTCAAAGCGTAACAAAAAGCGTTTAACGCCGAGATGGAAGCCAGATTCATCGTCGTGGTGCGCGAAGCCGCCTAGGCCGCCTGTTGCCGTCACACGGTGGCATGGGATCACCAAGGGGAACCAATTAGCACCGCAGGCTTGGCCCACGGCGCGTGGTGCCGATGCGATGTGTTTGGCGACCTCACCATAGGTTTTGACTTGTCCACGTGGGATCGCTGAAATCGCTCGCCACACACGATGCTGAAAATCAGTGCCACATTGTTTCAGCGGTAAATCGAAACGAAAATCAGGGTCGTCAAAATAGGCGAGGATTTGCTGTGCGGTTTTTTCTGCGCAAGCGTCGCTTGGTGCTTTTTCTTGAAAACGATTGGGCAGGTAGACTAACTCGGCCAACAAGCCATCTTCGGTACGTACACCCATGTAGCCGAATGGTGCGGGAACGATCGCGGAAAATAAGGCGGATTCAGCTAGCGACATAGAGCGAGAAGTGGCGAGTAAAGTTCAGGAGACAGAACGAATTCAGTATGAAGTTCCGCACAAAATTTCGCTCCAAATTCCGCACAAAATTGAGTACGAAATTGAGCACGAAATTGAGCAAGGATTTCAGCAAAACCGTCAAACTGCATAGGAAACAGTTTAACAAGAAAAAAGGCGCATCCTCCGATGCGCCTTCCAAATATTTTCGCGTCCGTGCTGTTTAGCCTCAAGTGGGCTCAGCTTATCGTGAATCGCGAATCTCCCCCCCTTTTTACCTGCGCCTTAAGCGCTATTATTGCACTTCCAAATTCTATCCTCAGTGTGCGATCTAAGTGAGCATCGATTTTATTTTTTATTGGATTCGTTGTGGCTTGAATCGCTGAGGTGTGCAAAATATATCATGTCTTTTACGCAAAACACACAGAGATTTTTCTGAATGAATCGACGTGTTGTGTTTGTGCTTCTGCAGCAGAGAAAGATCTGAAAACTTCGATTGTTTGTGTTACGAAAAATTGAAATCAGAATTCAGCACATTTCATTTCCGAGTGGAAATTTACGAAGGAAAAACACACAAATTACAGACGAAAAAAAGCGCAAATGAAAGTTTCTATTTCATTTGCGCTCGTTAGTTTCACTACGCCAATTTCCCTAAAGAAAAGTCGCAGAATTTAGCCCATCGAATGATTATTTTCGAATGTGGTTTTTATGTCTCACTGATACATCACGTTCGGTAACCAAGTCGATAAGAACGGCACGTAAGTGATCAGAAGCAGGAATCCTATCATGGTCATCAACCATGGCAAGACCGCTACGGTCAACTCACTGATCCCCATTTTGGTAATGCCGGAAGCAACGTACAAATTCAAACCCACTGGTGGATGACACATGCCGACTTCCATATTCACTACCATGATGATACCGAAGTGAACCGGATCAATACCGAGTTTCATCGCCACTGGGAAAAGAATCGGTGCCATGATCAACACGATCGATGAGGGTTCCATCACGTTACCAGCTAACAGCAACAGGACATTGACGACAAGCAGGAAACTAACAACACCGAAACCACTATCTAAAATCCAGCCAGCCATTGCTTGCGGGATGTTTTCACTAGTCATCAAGAATGAGAACAAAACCGCGTTCGTAATGATGTACAACAGCATGGCAGACATCGCTGCGGAATCGATCAAGACTTTCGGTACCATCTTTAAGCTCATGTCTTTATAGACGAACACCGCGATGATAAAAGCATATACCGCAGCCACAGCGGCAGCTTCCGTCGGCGTGAACTTACCTGAGTAAATACCGCCCATCACAATCACGATCAAGAATAAGCCCCATGCACTTTTGCGGAAAGCGACATAGCGTTCTTTCCAACTTGCTTTTGGAAGACGTGGATAGTTTTTCTTCTTGGCCAAGAACCAAGTGGTAAGACCGAGGAAAAATGCCAGCAAAATGCCAGGAATTACACCAGCCATAAACAACTTCCCGACCGAGGTATTGGTCGACACCGAATACATCACCATGACAATCGATGGCGGAATCAAAATACCTAAAGCGCCTGAAGTGGTGATCACACCAGCACCAAAACGATTCGGATAACCTTGCTTAACCATGGCTGGCAAAATGATCGAGCCAATCGCAACCACGGTTGCTGGCGATGATCCCGATACCGCAGCAAACAAGGCACAAGCCAAAACGCCCGCCAATGCAAGTCCACCATGCCAATGACCAACCATGGATGCGGCGAAGTTAATCATACGTCTAGCCACCCCGCCGTGCGTCAAGAAATTCCCCGCTAAAATAAAGAACGGAATCGCCATGATTTCGAACTTTTCAATGCCGGTGAATAATTTCAACGCGACCGATTCAATTGGCACTGTGGTCATCGTGAATAAGAAGGTCAACACTGTCATACCGAGCGCGATGGAAATCGGCATGCCGGTCAGCATGAGTAGAATCAATAGAACGAAGATGATGGTCGCGTTCATAGTTTCTCCGTCACTTTTTGGTTGGCGTCGTGATCTGAAGCTGCATCAACCGCTTCTTCAACGTCGAGCCCCTCAACATGGGCATGATCGTGTTTAGGCAGTTCGCCTGATTTCAAGAAATGCCATGCCACTTGTAAAAA encodes the following:
- a CDS encoding DUF695 domain-containing protein, giving the protein MPSFDIENIKIEDSWSSKEIAFEDSELIAFFRKNLGVADIAGHPALQYLAYLTISYVPFDPQGFPSKEDYKLISDFEEIDVPNIETGSNSIHVASVLKNGIKDLLFYVTDPDAFIQVVNRNNSRIQSFDLGLEMVSDPNWEIYADLP
- the ybaK gene encoding Cys-tRNA(Pro) deacylase, whose amino-acid sequence is MAKKEHVSETPATQLLRKKGAVFTEHPYAYEEHGGTAVSSRELGVEEHVVVKTLIMQDEHAKPLVVLMHGDKTVSTKNLARQIGCKSVEPCKPEVAQRHSGYMIGGTSPFGTKKAMPVYVEQSVLELDKIYLNGGRRGYLIGIAPQLLTELLGAKAVNCAL
- a CDS encoding HlyD family secretion protein, with amino-acid sequence MSDARSPLFRTEVTQALSQQSLGSIRLAQPISSWLIALVAAIIATILILFIWLASFDRKARVTGVIVPSTGSVSLSSNTPGILSQLLIKEGDTVKAGQALFEISNERQNKQGEISDLIKQQLSLRRQTLDSELRLSSHQAQEKTEAFALRLKNNTQEGLQLDQEIDLMERRQRLAQDNLHRFQSLQSNGYVSAAQVQQKHEEIIEISSRLSALKRNQLQINSNRLAIEADLKNIKINLASEQSQLHRAIAMLDQETVENDSRKNTIIKAQQDGTVTIITGQLGQQVVPGQTIATLIPSTTATDKTNPSTPSAMEVQLFAPSRTSGFVSVGQEVLIRYTAFPYQKFGLQKGVIESISTTPIAPTELPSHLASTILSNAQQSISGFNSSEALYRIKVKLEKQTIETYGKVHPLKSGMTLEADIVQDNRKIWEWLAEPILAVAKR
- a CDS encoding peptidase domain-containing ABC transporter; translation: MKTILQTESSECGLACLAMIASYFGYRADLSDLRRKFSISLKGATLAQLMRHASTIELSSRPLRLDLDEIDQLKLPSILHWNLNHFVVLKKVKRNWRNEPILVILDPAVGERQVTLLEASKHFTGVALELTPTAKFETKDERKKIAIRDLTGRVIGLRRAMVQVIVLALALEIFAITSPLFNQFVIDEVIVSGDRDLLIILVFGFAILMITQTAIGLARSWFLMRWSMDIGFQWSGRLFAHLIRLPTSYFEKRHLGDIVSRFGSIGAIQSTLTSLFVESLLDGLMAILALAMMFLYSPKLSVLVLVGVALYAGLRWAFYQPFREASQERLVLAAKSSSHFMESLRAITPLKLYGREEERRARWQNMQMDVQNRDIKTQKMSIMFKVSNTAIFGAQGLAMFYIGALLVMQNQMTVGMLMAFSSYAGTFSGRIFSLIDLFVSVKMLSLHSERLADIVCEEIETDPTIETDLTRLQSSITLKGIKFRYAEGEPWVLNGIDLHIPAGQSLALVGPSGCGKTTLCKIILGLLKPTEGEVQIDSIPIKQIGLNAYRSLVGTVMQDDSLLAGSILDNISFFDANTSQDLAEQCAKLAAIHDEICAMPMGYQTLVGDMGSSLSGGQKQRVLLARALYKQPKILALDEATSHLDIANERRVNEALSSLQITRIMVAHRPETIEAAERVVKIENGKTTEISSHNDEVKEELVA
- the xerD gene encoding site-specific tyrosine recombinase XerD, which gives rise to MVSKAPPKAKLSAAKKTNATSVAAEASNAPIKRRGRPPTTAPIELPAHVHGQIDEFCDNLWLEDGLAKNSLEAYRRDLRLFAEWLQQHGGKDLLQVNEADIFSYVAAKHSVSKATSANRRMTVLKRYYQQAFRQNRISVNPCTKLRSAKQPSRLPKTLSEKQVEALLQAPDDNTPLGLRDRTMLELLYACGLRVSELVSLKSFEVSLNDGVLRVTGKGSKTRLVPFGEVARLWLQRYLAEGRPAILNGQIDDALFVTARGGAMTRQMFWVVIKKCAQQAGITAPLSPHTLRHAFATHLLNHGADLRVVQLLLGHADISTTQIYTHVARERLKQLHALHHPRG
- a CDS encoding methylated-DNA--[protein]-cysteine S-methyltransferase yields the protein MSLAESALFSAIVPAPFGYMGVRTEDGLLAELVYLPNRFQEKAPSDACAEKTAQQILAYFDDPDFRFDLPLKQCGTDFQHRVWRAISAIPRGQVKTYGEVAKHIASAPRAVGQACGANWFPLVIPCHRVTATGGLGGFAHHDDESGFHLGVKRFLLRFEGVAGYLGESDAIRQESLW
- a CDS encoding TRAP transporter large permease, producing MNATIIFVLLILLMLTGMPISIALGMTVLTFLFTMTTVPIESVALKLFTGIEKFEIMAIPFFILAGNFLTHGGVARRMINFAASMVGHWHGGLALAGVLACALFAAVSGSSPATVVAIGSIILPAMVKQGYPNRFGAGVITTSGALGILIPPSIVMVMYSVSTNTSVGKLFMAGVIPGILLAFFLGLTTWFLAKKKNYPRLPKASWKERYVAFRKSAWGLFLIVIVMGGIYSGKFTPTEAAAVAAVYAFIIAVFVYKDMSLKMVPKVLIDSAAMSAMLLYIITNAVLFSFLMTSENIPQAMAGWILDSGFGVVSFLLVVNVLLLLAGNVMEPSSIVLIMAPILFPVAMKLGIDPVHFGIIMVVNMEVGMCHPPVGLNLYVASGITKMGISELTVAVLPWLMTMIGFLLLITYVPFLSTWLPNVMYQ